The following are from one region of the Arachis duranensis cultivar V14167 chromosome 10, aradu.V14167.gnm2.J7QH, whole genome shotgun sequence genome:
- the LOC107470462 gene encoding GDP-mannose transporter GONST1, with the protein MNASTDDEHDVENGKFVRSNRGVKLSNQALLSGIAYCLSSCGMILVNKFVLSSYNFNAGISLMLYQNFISVVIVATLSLLGLVSTEPLTWKLIKVWLPVNVIFVGMLVTSMFSLKYINVAMVTVLKNVTNVITALGEMYLFNKQHDNRVWTALFLMIISAVTGGITDLSFNATGYAWQTLNCFLTASYSLTLRRVMDTAKQVTKSGDLNEFSMVLLNNTLSMPLGIFLILVFNEVDYLLTTPLLRLPSFWMVMTLSGFLGLGISFSSMWFLHQTGATTYSLVGSLNKIPLSVAGILLFHVPTSLQNSASIFFGLLAGVFFARAKIRERSQS; encoded by the exons ATGAATGCTTCTACAGATGATGAACACGACGTGGAAAATGGCAAGTTTGTAAGAAGTAACAGGGGAGTTAAACTCAGCAATCAAGCTTTGTTGTCTGGAATTGCTTATTGCCTTTCTTCATGTGGCATGATATTGGTTAACAAGTTTGTGCTTTCAAGCTACAATTTTAATGCAGGGATATCCTTGATGTTGTATCAG AATTTCATTTCGGTGGTTATTGTTGCTACACTTAGCCTTCTTGGTTTAGTCTCAACTGAACCTTTGACATGGAAATTGATCAAAGTATGGTTGCCTGTGAATGTTATATTTGTTGGAATGCTTGTTACAAGCATGTTTAG TTTGAAATACATTAATGTAGCCATGGTGACAGTCCTGAAGAATGTTACTAATGTTATAACTGCACTTGGTGAGATGTACTTGTTCAATAAGCAACATGACAACAGAGTCTGGACTGCTCTTTTTTTAATG ATCATTTCAGCAGTGACTGGGGGGATTACTGATCTCTCTTTCAATGCAACTGGCTATGCTTGGCAGACATTAAACTGTTTCTTAACAGCATCATATTCT CTGACCCTACGAAGGGTCATGGATACAGCAAAGCAAGTTACTAAATCTGGAGACTTAAATGAATTCTCGATGGTCTTGTTGAACAACACCCTTTCAATGCCTTTGGGAATTTTCCTGATTTTGGTTTTCAATGAGGTGGATTATCTCTTAACAAC GCCACTTTTGAGATTACCTAGCTTTTGGATGGTGATGACCTTAAGTGGCTTTTTGGGTCTAGGAATTAGCTTCTCATCCATGTGGTTTCTTCATCAGACAGGGGCTACGACTTACAG CCTTGTAGGTTCGTTGAATAAGATCCCACTTTCAGTTGCAGGCATCCTTCTGTTTCATGTTCCAACTAGTTTGCAGAATTCTGCTAGCATTTTCTTTG GTCTTTTGGCTGGAGTGTTTTTTGCGAGGGCCAAAATCCGGGAGAGATCGCAATCCTGA